TGGCAGGTTTTAACGAATTTTTTGCTGCTCTTATGGTTCAGACAAATTAATATAACAAATGTTTTGTAAACCACTAAAAAGTGGTTTTTTAATTAAAAAATATAAAACATAATACAAAAATAATTGCATTAAATTGTAATATGTTGTATATTTGTATTCCATTGAATAGTTAAATAAAATATTAACCTTCATGTTAAGTGGAAACATAAAAGCTTAGATTAACCTCATTTCGGTAAAGAAAAAATAAAATAAAAGAATCTAATAGCAAAGATGTTCTGTCTGCTAACGCTTAAATAAAATGTTTATGAATAATTTAATAACAGTAGCGTTATCGCAATACGGAGTAAAAGAAGTAAAAGGATCAAAAGATCATCCTCAAATTATTAATTACTTTACTTCTATGGGTTTTGATAAAACCAAATATAATGAGGATACAGCTTGGTGTGGTGCATTTGCGAACTGGGTGGCTAATAAAGCAGGCTATGAATGTTCAAATAGATTAACAGCGCGAAGTTGGTTGTCAGTTGGAAACTCAACAAGCTCTCCTGAGGTAGGAGACGTAGTTGTTTTATGGAGAGATAATCCTGAAAGTTGGAAAGGACATGTTGGTTTTTTAGTTAAAGAATCAAAGCGTTATGTATACTTGTTGGGTGGTAATCAGGGAAATAGTGTGAGTATAAAAGCATATCCTAAAAATAGAGTTTTAGATTATAGAAAATTAAGTAAAAATGGATAGATTAATGCATTTCATTTTTTGGTTGCTGGCTATGCTATCACCTTTAAATGGAGTGTTAACCACCATCATGTTTCTTATTGTAGTTGATTTTATTACTGGAGCTTATGCTGCATTAAAAGTGGGAATTTCTTTGAAAAGTGAGAAGATAGGAAATACGATATCTAAATTTTTTATTTATAACCTAGTTATTATTTCTGCTTATTTCTTAGAAAAACATATAGTTAATGAAGTCCCGTTTTTGAAAATTATAGCTGGTTTTATAGCAATTACCGAGATAAAATCAATATTAGAAAATTACAATAGAATATATGGCGTTAATCCGTTTAAAGCATTAAAAGAGTTTTTAAATTATCATGGATTCCGTGAAACCTTAAAACCATTGAATGAAAAAGAAAAAAAAGAAAAAGTGTAGCTTCTAAAGATTAAGAAGCTTTGATAAAAACACGGATGAATTCATCCGTGTTTTTTATTTTTAGTCAAAGAAAGTTCACCTGTCAGTAATTATAATTTTTACGACCAATTCCTAAATGAATCAAACTATGGCTATCCAAGATATAAAGACTTATAACTTTAAAGACGTTTTTTCATTACAACTCGTTGAATTTGAAAAAGCTTGTGTAGTAAATAAACCTACTCAAATTGACGATTATAAAATCTTTTGGATTAAAGAGGGAGAAGGAACGTATAATATTGATTTTAAAAGTTATTCTTTCAATGGAAGCGTTTTGTTTTTTCTATCGCCAGGTCAAATCTTCACTGTAGATTCTGAGAAAATTAAGGAGGCCTATCAACTAAGTTTTACTAGAGATTTTTATTGTATTCAAACACATGATACTGAAATTGCTTGTAATGGTGTTTTATTTAATAATGTTTATGAAACTCCATTTGTAATACCAACAGAAAAAGACATCAGAAAATTAGATTTTATCTTAGAGAATTTGGTAGAAGAATTTGATTTAGATGAAACAGCACAATATG
This genomic window from Tenacibaculum sp. 190524A05c contains:
- a CDS encoding helix-turn-helix domain-containing protein translates to MAIQDIKTYNFKDVFSLQLVEFEKACVVNKPTQIDDYKIFWIKEGEGTYNIDFKSYSFNGSVLFFLSPGQIFTVDSEKIKEAYQLSFTRDFYCIQTHDTEIACNGVLFNNVYETPFVIPTEKDIRKLDFILENLVEEFDLDETAQYDMLQSFLKQFIIYSVRIKKERSVIKEDNETKLFKDFSLLVEQNFKKLHSVTDYANRLAVSPKSLSKHFQKIGSETPSDFIKNRIVTEAKRQLLYSSEAIKHIAFDLGFNDPAYFSRFFTKATGFSPAQFKKKQQA
- a CDS encoding phage holin family protein, translating into MDRLMHFIFWLLAMLSPLNGVLTTIMFLIVVDFITGAYAALKVGISLKSEKIGNTISKFFIYNLVIISAYFLEKHIVNEVPFLKIIAGFIAITEIKSILENYNRIYGVNPFKALKEFLNYHGFRETLKPLNEKEKKEKV
- a CDS encoding TIGR02594 family protein, whose product is MNNLITVALSQYGVKEVKGSKDHPQIINYFTSMGFDKTKYNEDTAWCGAFANWVANKAGYECSNRLTARSWLSVGNSTSSPEVGDVVVLWRDNPESWKGHVGFLVKESKRYVYLLGGNQGNSVSIKAYPKNRVLDYRKLSKNG